The following proteins are co-located in the Microbulbifer sp. VAAF005 genome:
- a CDS encoding lysoplasmalogenase family protein yields the protein MIAALLLAQIILPAAGDLAPPVLAYLLAILAMAVAAAMHKGDSTLLFAGAVIFMTSDTLIAINKFITPLPLADAAIMLTYYSAQLCILYGIRRAQA from the coding sequence GTGATTGCCGCACTGCTTTTGGCACAAATTATCCTCCCTGCTGCTGGGGATTTAGCCCCGCCGGTATTAGCGTACCTGTTGGCTATCCTCGCCATGGCGGTCGCAGCCGCAATGCACAAGGGCGACTCCACCCTGCTATTTGCCGGGGCTGTCATCTTTATGACTTCAGATACATTGATTGCTATTAACAAGTTCATCACCCCTCTACCGCTAGCCGATGCCGCTATCATGCTCACCTACTACAGTGCGCAACTGTGTATCCTGTACGGAATCCGCCGCGCCCAGGCATAA
- the yrfG gene encoding GMP/IMP nucleotidase codes for MLDWRSIDTVLLDMDGTLLDLHYDNHFWLTHLPKRYAEVHGFDPQEAQLKLEAEINARRGTLEWYCLDFWAEKLELDILSILREIETRIALRPHAEAFLSGLQQLQKPTYLVTNAHRQGLDHKLEITGIDRWFDGIISSHDYGHAKESANFWDSLRDNLEFDPENTLFVDDNQSVLSAAQDYGIAHLLCIRQPDSRGPKREITNFPAIHHFDEIMAFNRSRLDTGSA; via the coding sequence ATGCTCGATTGGCGAAGTATCGATACCGTATTGCTGGACATGGACGGCACCCTGTTGGATTTGCATTACGACAATCATTTTTGGCTCACGCACCTGCCCAAGCGCTACGCTGAAGTCCACGGCTTTGACCCACAGGAAGCCCAGCTGAAGCTCGAGGCTGAGATCAATGCCCGCCGCGGCACTCTGGAGTGGTACTGCCTGGACTTCTGGGCGGAAAAACTGGAGCTGGATATCCTCAGCATATTGCGCGAGATCGAGACCCGCATCGCCCTGCGCCCTCACGCTGAGGCGTTTCTGAGCGGCCTGCAACAACTGCAAAAGCCCACCTACCTTGTGACCAATGCGCACCGTCAAGGGCTGGATCACAAGCTGGAGATCACCGGTATCGACCGCTGGTTTGACGGCATCATCTCCTCCCATGATTATGGGCATGCCAAGGAGAGTGCCAATTTCTGGGACTCCCTGCGAGATAACCTGGAATTTGATCCGGAAAACACCCTGTTTGTCGACGATAACCAATCTGTTCTGAGCGCGGCCCAGGACTACGGTATCGCCCACCTATTGTGTATTCGCCAACCGGATAGCCGCGGGCCCAAACGGGAAATCACCAACTTCCCGGCGATCCATCATTTTGATGAGATCATGGCTTTTAACCGCAGCAGACTGGACACCGGGTCCGCCTGA
- a CDS encoding lysoplasmalogenase family protein, with amino-acid sequence MPVENSAPQHNFRNYLLPMFLVSATLFIFLDTWKLDNLWMPALKALPILCLMVIARLELRGKTLLFTFLALSFSAIGDVLLEMQFPQHFVFGLGAFLIAQLIYALGFLRFAEPPIGALLFGHCQ; translated from the coding sequence ATGCCCGTAGAAAATTCCGCACCCCAGCACAACTTTCGTAATTACCTGTTACCGATGTTCCTGGTCAGTGCCACTTTATTCATCTTTCTGGATACCTGGAAATTGGATAACTTGTGGATGCCCGCGCTGAAAGCACTGCCAATACTGTGTCTAATGGTGATTGCCAGACTAGAGCTGCGGGGCAAAACCCTACTTTTCACTTTCCTAGCCCTCAGTTTCTCCGCCATCGGGGATGTACTCCTCGAAATGCAATTCCCCCAACACTTTGTGTTTGGACTGGGTGCTTTTCTTATTGCCCAGCTAATCTACGCGCTGGGCTTCCTGCGTTTTGCGGAGCCCCCAATCGGCGCACTCTTATTCGGACACTGCCAGTAG